In one Melospiza melodia melodia isolate bMelMel2 chromosome 5, bMelMel2.pri, whole genome shotgun sequence genomic region, the following are encoded:
- the COMMD8 gene encoding COMM domain-containing protein 8 isoform X2, whose translation MPRLLEKLPAERALEFLHKVIDGICGRAYPRYQDYGNVWSLSEWMEVLEETVRYFKTAVGKNMSDEEAAQQIVELNSDYQEAITKCLKGRKEEIRNALVENVHAISSAQLQDFDWQLKLALSSDKISMLQMPLLNLDLDVRENGEIKPISIEMNKEELQNLINALEAANKVVLQLK comes from the exons ATGCCGcggctgctggagaagctcccgGCGGAGCGGGCGCTCGAG TTCCTTCATAAGGTAATTGATGGCATCTGTGGCCGTGCGTACCCTCGGTACCAGGATTATGGCAATGTTTGGAGCTTGTCGGAGTGGATGGAGGTTTTAGAAGAAACTGTGAGATATTTCAAAACTGCAGTTGGCAAAAATATGTCTGATGAAGAG gcTGCTCAGCAGATAGTGGAGTTAAATTCAGATTATCAAGAAGCAATCACAAAATGTCTGAAAGGTAGAAAAGAAGAGATCAGGAATGCCCTAGTAGAAAATGTACATGCAATCTCTTCTGCCCAGCTGCAGGATTTTGACTGGCAGTTAAAG CTTGCTCTCTCCAGTGATAAGATCTCCATGCTGCAAATGCCACTCCTCAATCTTGATTTGGATGTGAGAGAAAATGGTGAAATTAAGCCAATTTCTATAGAGATGAATAAGGAAGAGTTGCAGAACCTAATAAATGCACTGGAAGCTGCAAATAAG GTTGTCTTacaactgaaatga
- the COMMD8 gene encoding COMM domain-containing protein 8 isoform X1 — protein MPRLLEKLPAERALEFLHKVIDGICGRAYPRYQDYGNVWSLSEWMEVLEETVRYFKTAVGKNMSDEEAAQQIVELNSDYQEAITKCLKGRKEEIRNALVENVHAISSAQLQDFDWQLKLALSSDKISMLQMPLLNLDLDVRENGEIKPISIEMNKEELQNLINALEAANKVTSTDIIFCS, from the exons ATGCCGcggctgctggagaagctcccgGCGGAGCGGGCGCTCGAG TTCCTTCATAAGGTAATTGATGGCATCTGTGGCCGTGCGTACCCTCGGTACCAGGATTATGGCAATGTTTGGAGCTTGTCGGAGTGGATGGAGGTTTTAGAAGAAACTGTGAGATATTTCAAAACTGCAGTTGGCAAAAATATGTCTGATGAAGAG gcTGCTCAGCAGATAGTGGAGTTAAATTCAGATTATCAAGAAGCAATCACAAAATGTCTGAAAGGTAGAAAAGAAGAGATCAGGAATGCCCTAGTAGAAAATGTACATGCAATCTCTTCTGCCCAGCTGCAGGATTTTGACTGGCAGTTAAAG CTTGCTCTCTCCAGTGATAAGATCTCCATGCTGCAAATGCCACTCCTCAATCTTGATTTGGATGTGAGAGAAAATGGTGAAATTAAGCCAATTTCTATAGAGATGAATAAGGAAGAGTTGCAGAACCTAATAAATGCACTGGAAGCTGCAAATAAGGTAACTTCTACTGATATAATATTTTGTTCCTGA